Proteins encoded by one window of Rutidosis leptorrhynchoides isolate AG116_Rl617_1_P2 chromosome 7, CSIRO_AGI_Rlap_v1, whole genome shotgun sequence:
- the LOC139857614 gene encoding chlorophyll a-b binding protein P4, chloroplastic-like has protein sequence MVAVTQTPVALFRPCASRTRFLTGSLGKLNRELSVKPANTYSSGSFKIEAKKGEWLPGLASPGYLNGSLPGDNGFDPLGLAEDPENLKWFVQAELVNGRWAMLGVAGMLLPEVFTSIGILNVPKWYDAGKSEYFASSSTLFVIEFILFHYVEIRRWQDIKNPGSVNQDPIFKSYSLPPNEVGYPGGIFNPLNFAPTAEAKEKELANGRLAMLAFLGFVVQHNVTGKGPFDNLLQHLSDPWHNTIVQTLSGN, from the exons ATGGTTGCCGTCACACAAACTCCGGTCGCACTATTCAGGCCGTGTGCATCACGCACCAGATTCCTAACAGGATCATTAGGGAAGTTAAACAGAGAACTATCGGTCAAACCGGCTAATACTTACTCATCTGGTTCTTTCAAGATTGAAGCAAAAAAGGGTGAATGGCTACCTGGGCTAGCCTCACCCGGTTACCTCAACGGAAG TCTTCCAGGTGACAATGGGTTTGACCCATTGGGGCTAGCCGAAGACCCTGAAAACTTAAAGTGGTTCGTGCAAGCGGAGCTTGTGAACGGGCGATGGGCCATGTTGGGTGTCGCCGGAATGTTACTACCGGAAGTTTTCACAAGCATAGGGATTCTTAATGTTCCTAAGTGGTACGATGCAGGAAAGTCGGAATATTTCGCATCATCATCGACACTCTTCGTGATCGAGTTCATTTTGTTTCATTATGTTGAGATCAGAAGATGGCAAGATATCAAGAACCCGGGAAGTGTTAACCAAGATCCGATTTTTAAAAGCTATAGCTTGCCTCCTAATGAAGTTGGGTACCCAGGTGGCATATTCAATCCACTTAACTTTGCACCAACTGCTGAGGCCAAGGAGAAGGAGCTTGCCAATG GGAGGTTGGCTATGTTGGCATTCTTGGGATTCGTGGTTCAGCACAACGTGACCGGGAAAGGCCCATTCGACAACCTATTACAGCACCTCTCAGACCCATGGCACAACACCATTGTCCAAACATTGTCAGGAAACTAA